GAGGCAGTAGCCCGCTTCCTGGATGAACCCGGTCTTGCCCGCCGTGACGCGCCACTTGCTGCGCAGGAGCCGGTTCGTGTTGATCAGGAGGTGCAGGCGGCGGTTGGACGTGAAGGTGTACTGCTCCTTCTGCATGATCGTGCTGACGATCTCATTGCTGGCGGCGGCGCGCAGGAGCTTGGCCACGGCCTGGGCGGTGGCGACGTTCTGCTCGCTCAGTCCCGTGGGCTCGACGAAGCGCGCGCCGGAAAGGCCGAGAGAGTCGGCCTTCACGTTCATCCGCCGCACGAACTCGCTGCGGTCGAGACCGCAGGTGCGCGCGAGCGCCTTGGCGGCCACGTTGTCGGACGACATGAGCATGGCGTGAATCAGGTCGCGCACCGTGATCTCCTCGTGCGGACGGATGTGCGAGCGGCTGGAATTGCGAACGTCTTCCGGAAGGACCTCGACGACGCGGTCCCAATCGGGCGTGGTATCGAGCAGCACCAGGGCGCTGACCAGCTTGGTCAGGCTGGCGATCGGATAGACCCGTTCGGGATTCTTCTGGAAGAGCACCTGGCCGCTGGCGTCCTCGACGTAGGCCGCTTTGACGTGGAGCCGGGGGATGCCGTAGGGGGTGATCGCCGGGAGACGGAGCATGGCGACCTGGCGCCGCCGGCGAACCCTCAGCCGGTGGCGGGCCGACCTGGCGGCCGTCGCGCTGATGCGCGCCCGCCGGGAAGACCGCGAGGAGCGGGCAGCCGCGGAGGCATCACCGGTCTCGGCAACAAGCCCAAAAGCAATTGCGACACAGGCGATTACAGCGATCTTTCGAAGGCGGTGCGGAGAAGTCATAGCTCGGTCTGCCCTCATCCGTGAGTTACTCCCTGAATGACGGTTGGTGGAGAGACGGGGAAGGCGCCTCTCTCAGGGTTATCGGATGCGGCAGGCAGAACTGAAGGGGAAGTTCTAGCCTGACGGGCTCGGAAGCCCCTACTGGACAAGATAATAGCATGGGTCCTGCCATCCTGTCTACCGGGCGGTTGCATCGGAGCACGGAATGAAGAAACGCGGCGCGCGTGGGTGGCGCGCGCCGCGTCATTCTCATGCGGTACAGTCCCTTACGGCCCCTCGCGTCTCAGGCCGTTCCGCTCCTAATCGTCGTCGTCGCTGTCATTGTCCTTCGAGCGGTCGTTGTCATGATCGTCATCGTGCCCGTTCGAACGCTGCAGTTCCTGCCGCAGGGACTGGATCTCCTGCCGGAGCTCCCGGAGCTGGTCCCGGAGGTCCCGGATCTGCTGCTGAACGTCCCGGTCCTCCATCTGGGGCGGCATCGGGTGGTCGTCGTTGCTCGGGAACCGGAGGTTGGGCATGCCCATCCCCGGCATCCCCTGCGGCCGCTCGCCCAGCTGGACGTTGACCGTGCGGAGCGAGCCCGAGCGCCAGAGCGTGATGCGGGTCCGGCTGCCCGGCGAGAGCCCGCGCACGACCTTGATCAGGTCCTGGGAGCTTTCGATCTTCTCGCGGTCCACTTCCGTGATCACGTCGCCGCGGCGGACCCCCGCCCGATCCGCGGGACTGTCCTCCTCGACGCGGCTGACCAGGGCGCCCTCGTCGGTCGGAAGGCTGCGCGCCCGCTGGAGCGCGCGCGTGACGTCCTGGACCTGCACGCCCAGATAGCCGCCCTGCGCGTCGTCGCCGCCATAGATCCGGACCGTGCCCTGCCGGCCGTTGTCGGTATTGTCGTCGTCGTCGTCATCCGCCCGCGCCGCCACCGGGGCGGTCAGGAGGGTGAGCGCCAGGCCGAGAGCCGCGAGGCTCCAGACCGGCCGCATGAACCGAGGCAATCTCATCGTGTTCCTCCGTAGCGAAAAATAGGGATGGGGTTGCGCCGCGCCTCACTCCGGTCTACCGCGAGGACCGGCCGAAGTTCCCGCCCTTCCTTGGACGGTGGAACTAGTTGGCCGGTTGGAGCCGGAATGTCGAGCAGCCCGCCTTTCCGATGAAGGCGCCGATCGGACCACACGGCGCGCGAAGCGCGGGCGACAGGTCGCGGAGGGCGAAGTTGCCGTGCTCCGCGTCGCAGAAGAGCGGGTCCCCGACCCACGTGTTGACGGAGGGGAGCGCGCCGATGGCCCCTCCGGACGGATCCCAGATGAGGTTGCAGTCATATCGAGGAGACGTCTGCAGCCCCGTCACGGCGCGCTGACCATGATCCACCACAAAGATGTTTTTGCGCACCTCGGGAGAGACGTCGGTGAAGAAGAGGGTGGCGCCGTCTCCCTTGACCCTGTTCACGAAGAACGTGTTGCTCTGAAGCACCGGATTGACGTTGTTCATGCCGCGCCCGGCAATCCCCATCGCCGCGGAGGCCGAGAGCGCCGAATTCTGGTTGAAGAGGCAGAGTCCCACGTTCATGCGCGAGTGATCGCACTGGATCGCGCCGGCCGTTCCGGCCTGATTCCTCTCGAACGTCGACCGCGAGACGTTGAACTCCGAGCCGCCCGCGATGCCCATCGCGCCTCCCGCCACGTCGGAGCTGTTCTCCTTGAAGGAGCAGCTCACGACGGTTCCCTGGCTCGAATCCTCGGCGGCGACGGCGCCGCCGATGGAACCGACCGCCCGGTTCCGCTCGAACACGAGGTTGCGGAGGGGGATGAGGAGCCGCGTATGGCTGAGCGAGATCGCGCCCCCTTCGTGCCCCTCGTTGTCGTAGAACTTCGATTCGAAGACACCCACCACCGAGTTGTTGGCGTCGATGGCGCTCCCCTTGTTCTCCCGCAGGGTGCAATTGCCGATGGCGACCCCTTGCGAGTCCCAGATGGAGACGGCCGACTCCCAGTTGCCCGTGAAGACGCAGTTGGAAATCTGCACCATGCTGTCGCGAAGGCAGTAGATGCCGCCGCCGCTGTTCGAGTGGCCTCGCCGGATCGTGAAGCCCACGATGCTCATGCCGGTGACCCCCTCGACATGCAGGACCCGAACGCTGTCCCTGCCGTCGAGCGTGGTCTTCTCGGCGCCCCCCAATGCGTAGAGCACGATCTTCTTCCTTACGGTGAACGGCCCCCGGTAGACGCCGGGAGCGACCCAGACCGTGTCACCCGGCGCCGCCGCGTCGATCGCCGCCTGCAGCGTCTTGTGCTGGCGGGGAACGGGGCGTCGCTTGGCCGGGGCGTGGCGCGGCGCGGCGGCCGTCAGAACGAGCGCGAGCAGAAGGAGCACGGCGAGCGCGGTCGCGCTCGAGGCGCGGCTCTGGCGGCGGAGCGGATGCGTCGCACGGCGCCTAAGGGCCAACCGCGCTCCCCGGGGCCGTGACCGACCCCGCCACCACCAGGGCGTAGCCGGAGGCGGGGCGCAGGTAGGCGCGCGCCGCCGCGGCGGCCGCCTCGCGCGTCACGCCGCGCACGATCGAAGTGTAGCGCTCGATGTAGTCCAGCCCCAATCCATAGACCTCCGCCGCCACCAGCTGCGAGGCGACGCCGGCGTTGGTCTCGAGACGAACCGGGAACACCCCGGTCAGATAATCCTTCGCGTCCTCCATCTCCGCGTCGGTCGGCCCCTGCTCCGCCATGCGGCGCACCTGCTCGAGGATGCTCGCGACCGCCCGGTCGGCGTTCGCGGGATTCGTCCCGGCGCGGATCGAGAGCGGCCCCGCGCCGATGCCGGCCGCGAACGAGGAATAGACCCCGTACACCAGCCCCTGCTCGTCGCGCAGGCTGTTCATGAGCCGGCTGGAGAGCGAGCCCCCGCCGAGGATGTAGTTCATCACCATCGCCGCGTCGTAGTCGGGCGCGGTGCGGGGAATGCCGGGCACCGCGTAGACGACGTCGGTCTGCGATTTTCCCCTCATCGGCACGCGCAGCTCGAGCGTCGTCGCCGGGGCCGCCGCCTTCGGAACCTGGAACGGCGGCACCGGATCGAGCTTGGCCCATCCGCCGAAGGCGGCCCGCACCAGCTCCAGCGCGCGCTTGGGATCGACGTCGCCGACCAGGACCAGGATCGTGTTGTTGGGGCCGTAGTGGCTTCGGTGGAACGACGCCAGATCCTCGCGCGTGATCGCGCGGAGCGTGCTGTCGGTGCCCATCGGGTTCACGTGGTAGGGGTGCCCCTCGGGATACAGGAGGCCGTTCGCCCGGCGCGCCGCCACGCTGGCCGTCGAATTCTCGGCGACCTGGTAGTCGGTGATCCGCTCCGCGCGGATCTTCTCCATCTTGTCCGCGGGGAAGGCGGGGTGCTGGAGGGCGTCGGCGAGCACGTCGAGCACCGTCGGGAGATCAGCGGAGAGCATCGTGGCCGAGATCGAAACCGTCTCGGACCCGCCGTCGAACGAGAGGTGGGCGCCCGCGCCCTCGATCGTCTCGGCGGTCTGGAGCGCCGTGCGCTTCGCCGTGCCCTGATCCAGCATCGCGGCGGTGAATCCGGCCAGCCCGCTCCGATCCGGCGGATCGTAGATGCCGCCCGCCTTGACGAGGCCCTGGAGGGAGATGGTCGGATTCGCCGGGTTGTTCCGCACGATCAGCGTGAGCCCGTTGGGGAGAACCGTGCGGTCGGGAGCCGCCCCGTGCATCACGCCGGCCGGCATGGCGGCCGCGCCCGGAGCGGCCGCACCCGTCCCACGCTCGTCCCGAGCCGCGGAGGCGGGAAGGCCGGGGAGCGCGCCGGCCGCCTCGTCGGGTCGGTAGTGGTCGACCCACCGCGAGGGGCCCGCCGCTCCGGCCGCCTCGGCGGGAGCGCCGTTCCCGGCCTCGGCCTGGTCTTCCGGCGTCGGGTCGTACCAGCCCACCGTGCGCGAGTTCTCCGTGAGATAGGTGCGCGCCACCCGCATCAGGTCCTCGGCGGTGACCGCGCGGACCCGCTCCACATAGGTGTCCAGATAGCGCCAGGAAGCCACGGTGTTGTAGTACCCCAGCTGCTGCGCCAGGCTCCGGATCGAATCCTTGGAGTAGATGAACGAGGCCTCGACCTGCTTCTTCGCCCGCGCGAGCTCCTGGGGCGTGACCGGCTGGGTCTTGAGCCGATCGACCTCGGCGAGGAGTCCCGCTTCCAGGCGGTCCAGCTCGACCCCGGGCGCCGCCGTCGCCTGCGCGTTGAAGAGGAGCGGGTCGTGGCCGTTGTCGTTGCTCGCGTCCACCTCGGCCGCGAGCTTCTTCTCCACCAGCGCCTGGTAGAGGCGCGAGGTCTGGCCGTGGCCCAGGATGATCCCGAGCACGTCGAGGGCGTAGGTGTCGGGATGCGTCACCGCGGGATTTCTCCAGGCCACGAGCAGGTAGCGGGTGTCGCCCGGCTTCCGGATCTTGAAGCGGCGCTCACCCATCTGCGGCGGCTCCACCGTGGTGACCGGCGGCGGCTCGGTTCCCTTCGGGACCGCTCCGAAGTACCGCTTCACCATCGCGAGGGCGGCCGGCGCGCTCACGTCGCCGACGACCACGACCGTCGCGTTGTTCGGCATGTAGTGGCTCTTGTAGTAGTCGCGGATCTGCTCCGTGCGGATCTGCTCGACGTCGGTGCGCCAGCCGATGGTGGGCCAGTGGTAGGGGTGCGCCTTGAAGGCCTGCGCCATCGCTTCGAGATAGAGGGCGCGATGCGGATTGTCCTCGTTCCGCTCCAGCTCGGAGCGGACGACGGTCATCTCCAGGCGGTGCTCCTCGTCGGGGATCGTCGCGTGAATCATGCGGTCCGCCTCGATCTTCATCGCCATCTCCAGGCGGTCGCTCGCAAGGACCTCGAAGTAGGTCGTGTAGTCGAGCGACGTGCCCGCGTTGAACGTGGCGCCGTTCTTCTGGAGCAGCCGGGAGATCTCCCCCTTGCCGTAGGTGGGCGTCCCCTTGAACATCATGTGCTCGAGCAGATGGGAGATGCCGGTGATGCCGGCGCTCTCGTTCCGGGAGCCGACCTTGTACCAGACCATGAAGGCCGCCACCGGCGCCGTGTGAACCTCCTGGATCAACACCGTGAGCCCGTTGTCGAGGGT
This region of Candidatus Binatia bacterium genomic DNA includes:
- a CDS encoding pitrilysin family protein, which gives rise to MTAPAAKSPVLETTLDNGLTVLIQEVHTAPVAAFMVWYKVGSRNESAGITGISHLLEHMMFKGTPTYGKGEISRLLQKNGATFNAGTSLDYTTYFEVLASDRLEMAMKIEADRMIHATIPDEEHRLEMTVVRSELERNEDNPHRALYLEAMAQAFKAHPYHWPTIGWRTDVEQIRTEQIRDYYKSHYMPNNATVVVVGDVSAPAALAMVKRYFGAVPKGTEPPPVTTVEPPQMGERRFKIRKPGDTRYLLVAWRNPAVTHPDTYALDVLGIILGHGQTSRLYQALVEKKLAAEVDASNDNGHDPLLFNAQATAAPGVELDRLEAGLLAEVDRLKTQPVTPQELARAKKQVEASFIYSKDSIRSLAQQLGYYNTVASWRYLDTYVERVRAVTAEDLMRVARTYLTENSRTVGWYDPTPEDQAEAGNGAPAEAAGAAGPSRWVDHYRPDEAAGALPGLPASAARDERGTGAAAPGAAAMPAGVMHGAAPDRTVLPNGLTLIVRNNPANPTISLQGLVKAGGIYDPPDRSGLAGFTAAMLDQGTAKRTALQTAETIEGAGAHLSFDGGSETVSISATMLSADLPTVLDVLADALQHPAFPADKMEKIRAERITDYQVAENSTASVAARRANGLLYPEGHPYHVNPMGTDSTLRAITREDLASFHRSHYGPNNTILVLVGDVDPKRALELVRAAFGGWAKLDPVPPFQVPKAAAPATTLELRVPMRGKSQTDVVYAVPGIPRTAPDYDAAMVMNYILGGGSLSSRLMNSLRDEQGLVYGVYSSFAAGIGAGPLSIRAGTNPANADRAVASILEQVRRMAEQGPTDAEMEDAKDYLTGVFPVRLETNAGVASQLVAAEVYGLGLDYIERYTSIVRGVTREAAAAAARAYLRPASGYALVVAGSVTAPGSAVGP
- a CDS encoding PDZ domain-containing protein, which gives rise to MRLPRFMRPVWSLAALGLALTLLTAPVAARADDDDDDNTDNGRQGTVRIYGGDDAQGGYLGVQVQDVTRALQRARSLPTDEGALVSRVEEDSPADRAGVRRGDVITEVDREKIESSQDLIKVVRGLSPGSRTRITLWRSGSLRTVNVQLGERPQGMPGMGMPNLRFPSNDDHPMPPQMEDRDVQQQIRDLRDQLRELRQEIQSLRQELQRSNGHDDDHDNDRSKDNDSDDDD
- a CDS encoding right-handed parallel beta-helix repeat-containing protein, whose translation is MALRRRATHPLRRQSRASSATALAVLLLLALVLTAAAPRHAPAKRRPVPRQHKTLQAAIDAAAPGDTVWVAPGVYRGPFTVRKKIVLYALGGAEKTTLDGRDSVRVLHVEGVTGMSIVGFTIRRGHSNSGGGIYCLRDSMVQISNCVFTGNWESAVSIWDSQGVAIGNCTLRENKGSAIDANNSVVGVFESKFYDNEGHEGGAISLSHTRLLIPLRNLVFERNRAVGSIGGAVAAEDSSQGTVVSCSFKENSSDVAGGAMGIAGGSEFNVSRSTFERNQAGTAGAIQCDHSRMNVGLCLFNQNSALSASAAMGIAGRGMNNVNPVLQSNTFFVNRVKGDGATLFFTDVSPEVRKNIFVVDHGQRAVTGLQTSPRYDCNLIWDPSGGAIGALPSVNTWVGDPLFCDAEHGNFALRDLSPALRAPCGPIGAFIGKAGCSTFRLQPAN
- a CDS encoding serine hydrolase, with amino-acid sequence MLRLPAITPYGIPRLHVKAAYVEDASGQVLFQKNPERVYPIASLTKLVSALVLLDTTPDWDRVVEVLPEDVRNSSRSHIRPHEEITVRDLIHAMLMSSDNVAAKALARTCGLDRSEFVRRMNVKADSLGLSGARFVEPTGLSEQNVATAQAVAKLLRAAASNEIVSTIMQKEQYTFTSNRRLHLLINTNRLLRSKWRVTAGKTGFIQEAGYCLATNIQAPTGTEITAVVLGAPSNALRFAEAKRILDWTIRFALHRDLDPAVENQ